One region of Phragmites australis chromosome 18, lpPhrAust1.1, whole genome shotgun sequence genomic DNA includes:
- the LOC133898899 gene encoding disease resistance protein RGA5-like translates to MEAAIVVSVSMGVVNPVLEKLTVLMGDKYKKIKGLEEKVSSLKRELSYMNSVLEKMEQDADKLDQQDKIWRKDVIEMSYDIEDYIDDFIHHFGEDGDKVGMGILQKAYRYLRTFKDRHRLVNQFQEIENQVMQVSKRRKRYKLDQCISITTPVIVDPRLSAFYKESASLVGIDTQKEELVKWVMDEGQQLKVVSIVGFGGLGKTTLANEVYREVSGKFDCKAFVSISQKPDMRMILNSVLKQLGLQTYSYACGEKDLIDDLCGHLQEKRYFIVVDDLWDIQAWNTIGCVFLKNNLRSRVMITTRDEDVARACYDNHGCIHNMRRLSEQDSRKLFFNRIFGSEEDACPSQFEVVSCEILKKCGGLPLAIITVASILACHQNHKILKEHWEQHTKLKELWEYIQKCLATNEFEKESALKDMINILDLSYKYLPHHLKACFLYLGSYPEDHEISRVELVRRWVAEGFVSISKEWDVWDVAESYFNELVNRSMIQPVYEDHFGIEELVGCRVHDMMLDLIRSKCEEYNFVSVVHGLQAMGKVQDNVRRLSVDLSGGEDATMPEPATGHLSKVRSLAISRGSKWKPPLVEFKFLRVLFLQLSFPEQETARDLTAISQLSHVKYLKIEGMYNGYEDSVMLPAKISGLRQLQTLEIIDIPVSNIPSDIVDLPCLSHLDLTSHENPCLPDGIGKMKWLRTLSCLSLRKSTPENIKGISELTNLAELNLNCKREESGCVPTATWMAALSSSLEKLSNLKCLLLWSSRNAFCADAMSSFSPPFRNIEKLYLRALTLPRVPRWISDLRSLRALDLGVKEITCEDVVGIIGTLPVLARLHLRIPGVPAERIVIGSTVFTVLKWFGFDCDGASCITFEAGAMPNLRNFLLRINPREWDNATPVGLEHLSSLKEIYVVSVLSGNRDSISEADPEPLLKVFQEAADALPSRPAFGSHRSWIRPEEEE, encoded by the exons ATGGAGGCAGCTATCGTGGTAAGCGTTTCCATGGGGGTGGTGAACCCCGTCTTGGAAAAGCTCACCGTGCTCATGGGCGACAAGTACAAGAAAATCAAGGGTCTAGAGGAGAAGGTGTCCTCCCTCAAGCGTGAGCTCAGCTACATGAATTCCGTCCTTGAGAAGATGGAGCAGGACGCCGACAAACTCGACCAGCAGGACAAGATTTGGAGGAAAGATGTAATAGAGATGTCCTACGACATCGAAGATTATATTGACGACTTCATTCACCATTTTGGTGAAGACGGCGACAAGGTGGGCATGGGGATCCTCCAGAAAGCTTATCGCTACCTGAGAACTTTCAAGGATCGTCATCGCCTAGTAAATCAGTTCCAGGAGATCGAGAATCAAGTGATGCAAGTAAGCAAACGCCggaagaggtacaagcttgatCAGTGCATCTCAATTACTACCCCTGTAATTGTTGATCCTCGCTTGTCAGCGTTCTACAAGGAGTCGGCAAGCCTTGTGGGCATTGACACCCAGAAGGAAGAGCTTGTCAAATGGGTAATGGATGAAGGGCAACAGTTGAAGGTGGTCTCGATTGTAGGGTTCGGAGGTTTGGGCAAGACCACGCTTGCCAACGAGGTGTATCGCGAAGTAAGCGGGAAATTCGACTGCAAGGCGTTTGTGTCCATTTCTCAAAAACCAGACATGAGAATGATACTCAACAGTGTGCTAAAGCAACTTGGGCTACAGACATATTCTTATGCTTGCGGGGAGAAAGACCTCATCGACGACCTCTGTGGACATCTACAGGAGAAGAG GTACTTCATCGTAGTTGATGATTTGTGGGATATACAAGCATGGAATACCATCGGGTGCGTTTTCCTAAAAAATAATCTCCGTAGCAGAGTAATGATAACTACACGAGATGAGGATGTCGCTAGAGCATGTTACGACAACCACGGATGCATTCATAATATGAGGCGCCTAAGTGAGCAAGACTCAAGAAAATTATTCTTTAATAGAATATTTGGATCTGAAGAAGATGCTTGCCCTTCTCAGTTCGAAGTAGTTTCATgtgaaattttgaagaagtgcGGTGGCCTACCGCTTGCAATTATTACTGTTGCTAGTATTTTAGCTTGCCACCAAAACCACAAAATACTGAAGGAGCATTGGGAACAACACACGAAACTGAAGGAGCTATGGGAGTACATACAAAAATGTCTTGCCACTAATGAGTTTGAAAAGGAATCTGCCTTGAAGGACATGATAAATATCTTAGACCTCAGCTACAAATATCTACCCCATCATCTAAAGGCATGCTTTTTGTATCTTGGTAGTTACCCAGAGGATCACGAAATTAGCAGGGTTGAGCTAGTTAGACGATGGGTGGCAGAAGGTTTTGTGAGTATCTCTAAAGAGTGGGATGTATGGGATGTCGCAGAGAGCTATTTCAACGAGCTGGTCAATAGGAGCATGATTCAACCTGTATATGAGGATCACTTTGGTATTGAGGAGCTAGTAGGCTGCAGAGTACATGATATGATGCTTGATCTGATCAGAAGTAAGTGTGAAGAATATAATTTTGTTAGTGTGGTGCATGGTCTTCAAGCCATGGGAAAAGTGCAAGACAATGTGCGCCGACTCTCTGTCGATTTGAGTGGTGGAGAGGATGCCACAATGCCTGAGCCCGCTACTGGCCACTTATCAAAAGTTCGTTCCCTTGCCATCTCTAGAGGATCAAAGTGGAAACCTCCTCTAGTGGAGTTTAAGTTTCTCCGGGTGCTCTTCCTTCAATTATCTTTTCCTGAGCAAGAAACGGCAAGGGACCTTACTGCTATCAGCCAATTGTCACATGTGAAATATTTAAAGATCGAAGGGATGTACAATGGGTACGAGGACTCCGTAATGTTACCTGCTAAGATTAGTGGGCTGCGACAATTGCAGACTCTAGAAATAATTGACATCCCAGTTTCCAACATTCCATCAGACATCGTTGACTTGCCCTGCTTGTCCCATCTAGACCTGACATCTCATGAGAATCCCTGCTTGCCGGACGGGATTGGCAAGATGAAATGGCTGCGCACTCTGAGTTGCCTCAGTCTGCGGAAGAGCACACCGGAGAATATTAAGGGCATCAGTGAGCTAACCAATCTGGCAGAGCTGAACCTCAACTGTAAAAGAGAAGAATCGGGATGTGTGCCGACGGCGACATGGATGGCTGCTTTGAGCTCTTCCCTGGAGAAGCTCAGTAACCTCAAGTGTCTTTTATTGTGGTCTTCTCGTAATGCCTTCTGCGCTGATGCTATGAGCTCGTTTTCACCTCCATTCCGCAACATTGAGAAACTTTATCTGAGAGCATTGACCCTCCCTAGAGTTCCCAGGTGGATCAGCGATCTCCGTAGCCTCCGCGCCCTAGATCTTGGGGTGAAGGAGATAACCTGCGAAGATGTAGTTGGCATCATTGGGACGCTACCTGTCCTCGCCAGGCTCCACCTGCGGATCCCTGGCGTCCCGGCAGAAAGGATTGTGATAGGCTCCACAGTCTTCACGGTTCTCAAATGGTTTGGTTTCGATTGTGATGGGGCATCGTGCATTACATTTGAGGCAGGGGCTATGCCCAACCTTCGGAACTTCTTGTTACGAATCAATCCGCGTGAATGGGACAACGCTACACCTGTCGGTCTGGAGCACCTCTCAAGCCTAAAGGAAATCTATGTAGTCTCCGTACTCTCTGGAAACCGAGACTCCATTTCTGAGGCCGATCCCGAGCcgctcttgaaggtcttccagGAAGCTGCTGACGCTCTACCGAGTCGCCCAGCATTTGGGAGCCACCGCTCTTGGATAAG ACCGGAAGAGGAGGAGTAG
- the LOC133899390 gene encoding GDP-mannose transporter GONST1-like has protein sequence MSLPGSVPESSPGIRGPHPSQTETPFPPSSGRSSPAPQPVPLHPPRPPPRCSAMVSRVLQLDIPIDSEVSPRRTIPASVSSPLMNGEKSVFREQNAGFTALASPVRREIGNRSLTRSFCVDDNDLEDGKVSKDRDWLSQFLRLPKIQNQALLSGLAYCIASCSMILVNKFVLSGYGFNAPIFLMLYQNIVSVTIVSTLSLSGAVPTEPLTWKLIKVWLPVNIIFVGMLITSMFRIDGYECMLCFLTIHSQKYRTHSLVLNLFSSLGAKQTTKSGNLNEFSMVLLNNILSLPLGIILVLGFNELEYLLETPLLRMPQFWLVITASGVLGLAISFTSMWFLHQTSATTYSLVDSLNKIPLSIAGMVLFKVRTSMENSLSILFGLLAGVFFARAKLRDNSPS, from the exons ATGAGCCTGCCAGGGAGCGTGCCGGAGTCGAGCCCCGGCATTCGGGGCCCACATCCCAGTCAGACTGAGACCCCCTTCCCTCCCTCCTCAGGCAGGTCGTCTCCTGCCCCCCAGCCGGTTCCTTTGCATCCGCCGCGACCACCTCCCAGGTGCAGCGCCATGGTCTCCAG AGTCCTTCAGTTAGATATTCCAATAGACTCTGAGGTCTCTCCTAGGAGAACTATACCAGCGAGTGTAAGTAGCCCTCTCATGAATGGGGAAAAGAGTGTATTTCGGGAACAGAATGCAGGGTTCACTGCACTTGCAAGCCCTGTGAGGAGAGAAATCGGCAACAG ATCTTTGACGAGGTCCTTCTGTGTTGATGACAATGACTTGGAAGATGGTAAGGTCTCAAAAGACAGAGATTGGCTTTCGCAGTTCCTCAGGCTCCCGAAGATACAGAATCAGGCTCTTCTATCTGGTCTGGCTTACTGCATAGCATCATGCAGCATGATTTTAGTTAATAAATTTGTTCTGTCTGGCTACGGTTTCAATGCTCCAATATTTTTGATGCTATACCAG AACATTGTATCGGTGACCATAGTTTCCACACTTTCTCTGTCTGGTGCTGTCCCAACTGAACCATTAACATGGAAACTAATCAAAGTTTGGTTGCCTGTGAATATCATTTTTGTTGGAATGCTGATCACAAGCATGTTTAG GATAGATGGATATGAATGCATGCTGTGTTTTCTCACCATCCATTCTCAGAAGTACAGAACTCATAG TCTTGTATTAAACTTATTTTCCTCACTTGGTGCTAAGCAAACCACCAAGTCTGGGAATTTGAATGAGTTTTCAATGGTGTTACTGAATAACATTCTTTCGCTGCCATTGGGAATTATCCTTGTGCTTGGTTTTAATGAACTGGAGTACCTTTTGGAGAC ACCTCTCCTGAGGATGCCTCAGTTTTGGCTGGTCATCACGGCCAGTGGAGTTTTGGGGCTTGCAATCAGCTTTACTTCGATGTGGTTTCTTCATCAAACAAGTGCGACAACATATAG CCTTGTGGACTCCCTAAATAAGATTCCTCTTTCTATTGCCGGAATGGTTCTCTTCAAAGTCCGTACAAGCATGGAGAATTCTTTGAGCATTCTATTTG GTTTATTAGCAGGAGTATTTTTCGCCAGGGCCAAATTGCGAGATAACTCGCCGTCCTAG
- the LOC133898903 gene encoding uncharacterized protein LOC133898903: protein MSRTLVQPVGQKRLTNVAVVRLRKHGQRFEIASFPNKVLSWRSRDERDLDEVLQSRTVYSNVSKGVLAKSKDLIKAFGTDDHTQICIEILEKGELQVSGKEREAQLSSQFLDIATIVMEKTINPETRRPYTITMIERLMHEIHFAVDPNLTSKEQALKVIKKLIEHFPIKRAPLRVRFTAPKPKFAGLMERIDEWHATVISKDDSGNQPSIVCEIEPFILHSCEERLKDVQGRVEVLSVSAHAEGGSSVDQHDNVEVSQTAPAKESDAVAQKSEEMQKQSISSESQGNAQGKQQRRCKECDVLVEDKLYREHCKSGWHKHNYTRHKNGLPPLSQEECMVEMELTDSKKDLKDYDF from the exons ATGTCGCGGACGCTGGTGCAGCCGGTGGGGCAGAAGCGCCTCACCAACGTGGCGGTGGTGCGGCTGCGCAAGCACGGCCAGCGCTTCGAGATCGCTTCCTTCCCCAACAAGGTGCTCTCGTGGCGCTCCCGCGACGAGAGGGACCTCGACGAGGTGCTCCAGTCCCGCACCGTCTACTCCAACGTCTCCAAGGGCGTCCTCGCCAAGTCCAAGGACCTCATCAAGGCGTTCGGCACCGACGACCACACACAAATCTGCATCGAG ATTCTGGAGAAAGGGGAGCTCCAGGTCTCCGGCAAGGAGAGGGAGGCGCAGCTGTCCAGCCAGTTCCTCGACATCGCCACCATTGTCATGGAGAAGACCATCAACCCGGAGACCCGCCGCCCCTACACCATCACCATGATTGAGCGCCTCATGCACGAGATACACTTTGCAGTCGATCCAAACCTCACCTCCAAGGAACAG GCACTTAAAGTTATCAAGAAGCTCATAGAGCATTTTCCCATAAAGCGTGCACCATTGAGGGTGCGGTTCACTGCACCAAAGCCCAAATTTGCAGGCCTTATGGAAAGGATTGATGAATGGCATGCTACTGTCATTTCAAAGGATGATTCTGGCAATCAGCCTTCTATT GTATGTGAGATTGAGCCATTTATTTTGCACTCATGTGAGGAGCGGTTGAAGGATGTGCAAGGAAGGGTGGAAGTACTATCTGTCTCAGCGCATGCAGAAGGTGGATCTTCTGTGGACCAACATGACAATGTTGAAGTGTCACAAACAGCGCCTGCAAAGGAGTCGGATGCTGTTGCTCAGAAAAGTGAGGAAATGCAGAAACAGAGCATATCTAGTGAAAGCCAGGGCAATGCACAAGGTAAGCAGCAGCGCAGATGCAAAGAATGTGATGTGCTTGTGGAGGACAAGCTGTACAGAGAGCACTGCAagagcgggtggcacaagcacAACTACACACGCCATAAGAATGGGCTCCCTCCTCTCAGCCAAGAGGAGTGCATGGTGGAAATGGAATTGACCGACTCCAAGAAGGACCTTAAGGATTATGATTTCTGA
- the LOC133898901 gene encoding uncharacterized protein LOC133898901: MPIELPRGLPFAVDTWTPASSLKRHRFLTHAHRDHLAGITATTLSSPVYASRLTLVIVLRIFPQLDRAAFVEVEVGAPPLRVPDPDGDFTVTAFDANHCPGAVMFLFEGAFGTVLHTGDCRLTPDCLHALPLLSCRIDYIFLDCTFARCSLQFPTKEDSIRQVINCIWKHPDATVVYLVCDMLGQEDILIEVSRAFGSKIYVDREKNSECHHTLSLVAPEILTDDGASRFHVIPFPRLSERASDILALARARGQPEPLIIRPSSQWYAYYAPPEASMQQKLVLTEPMRDEFGVWHVCLSMHSSREELEQALGILRPKWVVSTTPPCMAVDLSYVKKHCSLSRLGPDDPLWKLLRISDGMPTPVAGSLQAVPTVVEAVGKSEEEITSSFVDESGSGDSSLIEITEPTLEDFEIKVEPPVALFGRARFGLLQDESELWKDEYGSAEVIDVVELEPKDSATETGSCNSSRPDESIEVIDLNEVGAKEQDSAAESDLLKDCKSDDVVDLTEEERSLSTESELRKDVNCEESIKGNGEAKLEAQGQNLTVGATLWEVCRSMDRGSMTEQGQNRTEAIEEIPAMHITVSTKINREATEDGTTSSEIGNNKSSYDCGAASDSSSTVVGPSKGLNANLRRLYRSMNVPVPRPLPSLVEQMGASKRPRVSQTAQL, from the exons ATGCCGATCGAGCTGCCCCGGGGGCTGCCCTTCGCGGTGGACACGTGGACCCCGGCGTCATCGCTGAAGCGCCACCGCTTCCTCACCCACGCCCACCGCGACCACCTCGCCGGCATCACGGCCACCACCCTCTCCTCCCCCGTCTACGCCTCCCGCCTCACCCTCGTCATCGTCCTCCGCATCTTCCCTCAGCTCGACCGCGCCGCGttcgtggaggtggaggtgggcgCGCCGCCGCTGCGCGTCCCTGACCCCGACGGCGACTTCACCGTCACCGCCTTCGACGCCAACCACTGCCCCG GCGCGGTGATGTTCCTGTTCGAGGGCGCCTTCGGGACTGTCCTCCACACCGGCGACTGCCGCCTCACGCCCGACTGCCTCCACGCGCTGCCCCTCCTCTCCTGCCGCATTGACTACATCTTCCTCGACTGCACCTTTGCCAGGTGCTCCCTTCAGTTCCCCACCAAGGAAGACTCCATCCGCCAG GTGATCAATTGCATCTGGAAGCACCCGGATGCGACGGTGGTTTACCTCGTGTGCGACATGCTCGGCCAGGAAGACATCCTCATCGAGGTGTCCAGGGCGTTCGGGTCAAAGATATACGTCGACAGAGAGAAGAATTCAGAGTGCCACCACACCTTGTCACTCGTCGCGCCAGAGATCCTCACCGACGACGGTGCCTCCCGCTTCCACGTGATACCGTTCCCCCGGCTCTCGGAGCGGGCATCCGACATCCTCGCGCTGGCGCGGGCGAGGGGGCAGCCAGAGCCGCTGATCATCAGGCCGTCCTCGCAGTGGTACGCGTACTACGCGCCACCAGAGGCGTCGATGCAGCAGAAACTGGTGCTGACGGAGCCGATGCGGGATGAGTTCGGAGTGTGGCATGTCTGCCTCTCGATGCACTCGTCTAGGGAGGAGCTGGAGCAGGCGCTGGGGATCCTCCGGCCTAAATGGGTCGTCTCGACGACGCCTCCGTGCATGGCAGTGGACCTGAGCTATGTCAAGAAGCACTGCTCCCTATCCCGGTTGGGTCCTGATGATCCCCTCTGGAAGTTGCTCAGGATATCTGATGGAATGCCTACTCCTGTTGCCGGGTCCCTGCAGGCAGTGCCGACTGTCGTAGAAGCCGTCGGGAAGAGTGAGGAGGAAATCACTTCTTCTTTTGTTGATGAATCTGGCTCTGGTGATAGCAGCCTGATAGAGATCACAGAACCAACACTGGAAGATTTTGAGATCAAAGTGGAGCCGCCTGTGGCACTATTCGGAAGGGCGAGGTTTGGATTACTACAGGATGAATCTGAACTGTGGAAAGATGAGTATGGGAGCGCTGAAGTGATCGATGTTGTCGAACTCGAACCCAAGGATTCAGCTACAGAAACTGGGTCGTGCAACAGTAGCAGGCCTGATGAGAGCATCGAAGTAATTGATTTGAATGAAGTTGGAGCAAAGGAGCAGGATTCAGCCGCAGAATCTGATTTATTGAAGGACTGCAAATCTGATGATGTAGTTGATTTAACTGAAGAGGAAAGGAGTTTGAGCACGGAGTCTGAACTTCGCAAGGATGTCAACTGTGAAGAGAGCATCAAAGGAAATGGTGAAGCTAAATTGGAAGCTCAAGGACAGAATTTGACTGTTGGCGCTACTTTGTGGGAAGTCTGCAGATCCATGGATAGAGGTTCGATGACTGAACAAGGTCAAAATAGAACTGAAGCGATCGAAGAGATTCCAGCAATGCATATTACAGTCTCAACGAAAATCAACCGGGAGGCAACAGAGGATGGCACGACTTCATCAGAAATTGGCAACAACAAGAGCTCTTATGACTGCGGAGCAGCGAGTGATTCCTCCTCAACTGTTGTCGGACCATCAAAGGGTCTTAACGCGAACCTAAGGAGGCTGTACAGGTCGATGAACGTGCCGGTTCCTCGGCCCCTGCCGTCACTGGTTGAGCAGATGGGAGCCTCCAAGCGTCCCAGAGTTTCCCAAACTGCACAGCTGTAG
- the LOC133899647 gene encoding protein mago nashi homolog 2-like, whose amino-acid sequence MATGGGGEGEGEFYLRYYVGHKGKFGHEFLEFEFRPDGKLRYANNSNYKNDTMIRKEVFVSPSVLREARRIIHESEIMKEDDSNWPEPDRIGRQELEIVMGNEHISFTTSKIGSLVDVQTSKDPEGLRIFYYLVQDLKCFVFSLINLHFKIKPIQS is encoded by the exons ATGgcgacgggcggcggcggcgagggcgagggcgagtTCTACCTGCGGTACTACGTGGGCCACAAGGGCAAGTTCGGGCACGAGTTCCTCGAGTTCGAGTTCCGCCCCGACGGCAAGCTCCGCTACGCCAACAACTCCAACTACAAGAACGACACCATGATCCGCAAGGAGGTCTTCGTCTCCCCCTCCGTCCTCCGCGAGGCAAGGCGAATCATCCACGAGTCCGAG ATTATGAAGGAGGACGACAGCAACTGGCCCGAGCCCGACCGCATCGGCAGGCAGGAGCTCGAGATCGTCATGGGCAACGAGCACATCTCATTCACCACCTCCAAGATCGGATCCCTCGTCGACGTCCAGACCAGCAAGGACCCTGAGGGCCTACGCATCTTCTACTACCTCGTCCAG GATCTGAAGTGTTTCGTGTTTTCACTTATCAACCTCCACTTTAAGATCAAACCTATTCAGTCATGA